The sequence below is a genomic window from Streptomyces sp. B21-105.
TGGACTGGCCGAGGTTGACGTGCTCGTTGGGGTGCAGGTGCCGGTACTCCCCCTTCGCGTGGCCCAGCAGTTCCAGCGCCCGGTTGGCGATCACCTCGTTGGCGTTCATGTTGGTCGAGGTGCCCGCGCCGCCCTGGACGACGTCCACGACGAACTGGTCGTGCAGCCGGCCCGCGCGGATCTCTCGGCACGCGGCGACGATCGCGGCCGCCTTCTCCGGCGCCAGCAGACCGAGCTCCTCGTTGGCGAGGGCGGCGGCCTCCTTGACGGCGGCGAGGGCGTCGACGAGATGCGGGTGGGCCGAGATGGGCGTGCCGGTGATGGGGAAGTTCTCGGTGGCGCGCAGGGTGTGCACGCCCCAGTAGGCCTCGGCGGGAACGTCCCGGTCTCCGAGCAGGTCGTGTTCGCTGCGGGTGACGGCGGCGGTGGTCATGAGGGGGCGACCTCTTTCTGAGGCTGGCGCTGAGGGTGGAGGTGCGAAGGGGGCGGAGTCCGGTGGCGGCCGGAGCGGCGGTTCGGCGGCCGGGCTCGGGGCCCGGCCCGGTCTGCGGTGTGAGGAATCCGCCGGTGGCCGCCGCGCACACCCGGCGGCCACCGCCGGTCGTCAGGCGCAGGCGCGGACGGTCACCGGATCCAGGGCACGTACCGGACGGAGCGAGCCGACCGGTTCGCCGCCGCCGAGCAGCGCCTCGCCCGCGAACTCCGTGAGGAGAGCGGGGTCGACGCCCGCCCGGGCGAGGGCGGCCGCGATGACCGGGACGCGCGCGCGGTTCGCGCCGTCGGAGATCTTGACGGCGACGGCGCGGCCGTCGGGGAGCGCGGCGACCTCGACGCCCTCGAAGCCGTCCTTGGCGAGCAGCCCGGGCACGGCGTGCATCAGGGCCGCGACGTCCCGGCCGGCGCCGGAGGCCATCTCGGGGTGGGCGCGCATCGCGTCGGCGACGCGTGCCTCGGGGGTGCCGGGCGCGGAGGCGGTGACGCGGGAGACGGCCCGGGCGAGGCCCTGCAGGGAGACGGAGAACAGGGGGGCGCCGCACCCGTCGACGGTGACCCGGGCGATGCGCTGCCCGGTGAGGTCCTCGACGATCTCGGCGATCGCCTGCTGCAGCGGGTGCGCCGGGTCGAGGTAGCCGTCGAGGGACCAGCCGTTGAGCCGGCAGGTGTAGAGCATCGCCGCGTGCTTGCCGGAGCAGTTCTGGGCCAGGCGCGAGGGCGTGCGGCCCTCGCCTGTCCAGCGGTCGCGGACCGCCGGGTCGTACGGCAGGTCCTGGACGTTGCGCAGGTCGTCCTCCGTGACGCCGGCCAGTTCGAGGATGCGCCGGGTCCCGGCGAGGTGGCGTTCCTCGCCGGAGTGGCTGGCCGCCGTGAGGGAGAGGAGCTCGCCGTCGAGCGGCAGCCCGGCCCGGACCATGGCGACGGCCTGGACGGGTTTGAGCGCCGAACGCGGGTAGAAGGCGGCCTCGACGTCGCCGAGCTGGAGCTCGACGGCGCCGCCCGCGCCGAGGACGACGACGGAGCCGTAGTGGACGCCCTCGGTCACCCCGCCGCGGACCAGGTGGGCGACGGGCGCGTGGAGGGGTTCGCGGATCACGGGGGCGTCGGCGAGGGAACTGCTGGACATCGCGAGGGAACTGCTGGACATCACTGCCTGCGCCATCGGTGGGCGGCGGGCGGCCGGCGACGGGGTCACGCGTCGGCCCGGGAGGAGGTGCGGGCGTGGTTGCGGCGGACGGCGTACCACCCGGCGACCAGCGCCCCGGCGATCAGCGGCAGGCACAGCACGGTGGTGCGTCCGGCGCCGCCGTCGGCGTACATGAGGACCAGGACCGAGGCGAGGAAGAGCAGCGTCACCAGTTCGGTCCAGGGGGAGCCCGGCAGCCGGTAGCCGGGGCGGGTCAGCTCGCCCTTCTGGGTCTTCTGCCAGAAGAGGAGGTGACAGATCATGATCATGCCCCAGGTGGCGAGGATCCCGATCGCCGCGAAGTTCAGGACGATCTCGAAGGCGCTCGCCGGGACGACGAAGTTCAGGCCGACGCCGAGGACGCAGATGCCGCTGGTGAGCAGGATGCCGCCGTAGGGGACCTGGCTGCGGCTCATGACCGAGGTGAACTTCGGCGCGGAGCCGGACATCGCCATGGAGCGCAGGATGCGGCCGGTGGAGTACAGGCCGGAGTTGAGGGAGGACATGGCCGCGGTGAGGACGACGAGGTTCATGACCCCGCCGGCCGCCGGGATGCCGACGTTGGACAGGACCGTCACGAAGGGGCTCTCGCCGGAGGTGTACTTGTTCCACGGCAGCAGCATCGACAGCAGGACCACCGAGCCGACGTAGAACAGGCCCACCCGCCACATGATCGAGTTGATCGCCTTCGGCATGATCTTCTCGGGGTTCTCGGTCTCGCCGGCGGCGACGCCGACCAGTTCGACGGAGGCGTAGGCGAAGACCACGCCCTGGATGATCAGCAGCATGGGCAGCAGGCCGCTCGGGAAGATGCCGCCGTTGTCGGTGATGAGGGAGGGGCCGGGGGTGGCGCCGTCCACCGGGTGCCGGGTGACCAGCAGGAAGATCCCGATGCACATGAAGATCACCAGGGCGCTGACCTTGACGATGGCGAACCAGAACTCCAGTTCGCCGAAGATCCTCACGGAGATCAGGTTCACGGTGAGCACCACGGCCAGCGCGATGAGCGCGATCACCCACTGGGGTATGTCGGAGAACATGCCCCAGTAGTGGGTGTAGAGGGCGACCGCGGTGATGTCGGCGATGCCGGTGGTGGCCCAGTTCAGGAAGTACATCCAGCCGGCCGTGTACGCGCCCTTCTCGCCCATGAACTCGCGGGCGTAGGACACGAAGGCGCCGGAGGAGGGGCGGTACAGGACGAGTTCGCCCAGGGCGCGCACCACGAGGAAGGCGAAGATTCCGCAGACCGCGTAGGCGATGAAGAGAGAGGGTCCGGCGTCGGCGAGCCGGCCGCCGGCGCCGAGGAAGAGGCCGGTGCCGATGGCGCCGCCGATGGCGATCATGTTGACGTGGCGGGACTTCAGCGACTTGCTGTAGCCCTCGTCTCCGGCGTCGACGTGAGGGGTGGAGGGGCGCGTCTCGTCTTTGAGGTGCTGGTCGCTCACGCCTCGGGTCCGCCTTCCAGGGGGGTGTCCTTGCCTGCGGCGCGGACGATGTCGGTGAGGGTGGTCTCGACGCGGTCGAGGTGGTGGCTCATGGCCTCCACGGCGTCGGTCTCGGAACCGTCGATCAGCGCCTCGACGATCGCCCGGTGCTCGCGGTTGGACTGTTCGCGCCGGCCGCCGAGTTCGTTGAGGAAGGCCGACTGACGCGCCAGTGCGTCCCGGATCTCCTCGATGACCCGGCGGAAGACCGGGTTCTGGGCGGCTTCGGCGACGGCCAGGTGGAAGAGGGTGTCCATCGCGACCCACGCGGTGGTGTCCGTCTCCCGCTCCATGCGGTCGAGCAGATGGGCGAGGTGGTCCAGGTTCTCCGGCGTGCGGCGCCGGGCCGCGTACCCGGCGACCGGGATCTCGACGTGGCGGCGCACCTCGAGCAGGTCGCTGGCCGCGTAGTCGCCGAAGGTGGGGTCCTCGACGGTGTTGGCGACCACGAAGGTGCCCTTGCCGGTCTTGGCGACCGTCAGGCCCATGGTCTGCAGGGCGCGCAGCGCCTCCCGCAGCACGGGCCGGGACACCTCGAGGGTGCGGCAGAGCTCCGCCTCGGAGGGGAGCTTGTCGCCGATGGCGTACTCGCCGCGTTCGATGGCGCCGCGAAGGTGGGTGAGCACCGCTTCCATGGCGCTGACGCGCCGCGGGATCCGCCCACCTGTCTGGCTGTCTGACAGGTTCACGGGACAGATACTCCGGGTGGTCCGAGGGCCCTGTCAAGGCGGCTGAAGACAAAAATTCAGGGGCGGGCGACCTGTAAGGCAACGCCCGCCCGCGGAGGGTCCGGCGGCTCAGCTGTCGAGGACCCCGGAGGCCAGCAGCCCGAACAGGGCCAGGCCGACGACGATCCGGTAGACGACGAACGCGTTGAAGGAGTGCTTGGCGACGAATTTCAGCAGCCAGGCGATGGACGCGTAGGCGACCACGAAGGACACCGCGGTGCCGACGGCCAGGGGCGCCGCGCCGGCGCCGGTGCCCAGGGCGTCCTTCAGCTCGTAGATGCCGGCGCCGGTGAGGGCGGGGATGCCGAGGAAGAACGACAGACGGGTGGCGGCGACCCGGTCCAGGTCCAGGATGAGCGCGGTGGACATGGTGGCGCCGGAGCGGGAGAAGCCGGGGAAGAGCAGTGCGAGGATCTGGGAGCTGCCGACCAGCATCGCGTCCTTGAACGAGGTGTCGTCCTCGCCCCGCTTGTGCCGGCCCATCTGGTCGGCCGCCCACATCACTGCGCTGCCGACGATGAGCGAGCCCGCCACCACCCACAGCGAGGCCAGCGGCCCCTCGATCAGCGGCTTCGCGGCGAGTCCGACGACCACGATCGGGATCGTCGCGTAGATCACCCACCACGCGAACCGGTAGTCGTGGTGGTGGCGCTCCTCGCGGTCGCGCAGTCCGCGGAACCAGGCCGACACGATGCGCACGATGTCCTTGCGGAAGTACACGAGCACCGCGGCGATCGCCCCGACCTGGATGACGGCGGAGAACCCGACGACGGCGTCGTCGTCCACCGGTATGTGCATCAGCCCCTCGGTGATCTTCAGATGACCGGTGGAGGAGACGGGGAGGAACTCGGTCACTCCCTCGACGGCTCCGAGGACGACGGCCTGGCCGACGGAGATGGCGCTCATGGAATCCAGTTCTGAGGAGACGAATCGGTCGACGGCGTGGTGGACGCCCCGGTGTCGGAGACAGTCCTACCAGGCCCGGGACGCGGCGGACGTCTTCACGACCACGCCCACTGCCCGAGGGCGACCCCGGCGAACGCCGCCCCCAGACCCACGAGCACGCTCCCGACGGCGTTGGCCGCGGCCTGCAGTCCGGCGCCGGTCTCGGTCAGTCGCAGCGTCTCGTACGAGAACGTGGAGTACGTGGTCAGCGCCCCGCACAGCCCCGTCCCCAGGAACAACCGCAGGTCGGGGCCGACCGCCGCGGCGCCGGTCAGGGTGCCGAGGACCAGGCAGCCGACGACGTTGACGACGAAGGTGCCCCAGGGGAAGACGGAGTCGTGCCGGGACTGCACCACGCGGTCGGTCAGGTAGCGCAGCGGCGCGCCGATCATGCCGCCGGCGACGACCACCAGCCAGTTCACAACGAGTTCTTACCCTTCATGTCCGAATCGTCCCCGCTGGTCAGCGCTGCTTCCGCCGCCGTGCCGGTGGCCGTTCGAGTCTCCGTCTCCGGTCCCGTTCGGTTCCTCTCCGGTCCCGGTCCCGGTCCCGTCGCCGCCTCGGCCGGCGTATCTGAGGACACGGCACTCATCGAGCACCACCAGTCCCTCCGTGACCAGCTCGTCGAGCTGCGGCAGGAAGGCCTCCACCCGTTCCGGCGTGTCGACGATCACGACGGCGACCGGCAGGTCCTCGCTGAGCGAGAGCAGCCGCGAGGTGTGGATCAGCGAGGACGCGCCGAAGCCCTCGACGCCGCGGAAGACGCTGGCCCCCGCGAGACCGGCCGCGTGGGCGCGGTGCACGATCTCCGAGTACAGAGGCCTGTGCCGCCAGGTGTCGTTCTCGCCGACGAAGACGGTCAGCCGCAGGGCGCCGCCGGTGAGGCGGGTCATCGCCGCCCCCGCGAGAGGACGCCGCGGGTGGCCGTGGCAGCCAGCCACACGACGGCGAGCGCCGCGGCCAGGGTCGCGGCGAGGTAGGCCAGGGCGGTGCCGGTGCGGCCCGCGTCGAGCAGCTTCTGGATGTCGACGGCGTACGTCGAGAAGGTGGTGAAGCCGCCGAGCACCCCGGTGCCGAAGAACGGCCGCACCAGCCGGTGGACCGTCACGACCTCGGTGATCACCACCAGGAAGACGCCGATCACCGCGCAGCCGACCACGTTCACCCAGAACGTCGTCCAGGGGAAGCCGCCGGCCCCGGTGGGCCACCGCAGGGCCGCGGCGTACCGGGCGGCGGCGCCGACGCCACCGCCGAGGGCCACTACGGCGACCACCGGGAGCTGACCCGAGCGGGCCGTCCTGCGCGGGGCCCCGGTACGGAGGCCCTCGGCGTGTGGGGCTGTCATGTCGTCACGTCTCCTGCCCGGTCCGCCCGCCCCGCCGGATCCCGAGTGATCACGGCCGGGCACCAGCGTAGTTCCCGCGAGCCGGAGCGACGACGCGGTAGGCAGCGCTGCGCGAGCGCGGCCGGGTCCGTCCGCCCCCCCGCTACCGGCCCTTCCGCTACCAGCCCTTCTCGAACATGCGCGCCACTTCGGCGATGCGCATCTCGTCGCGCCGGTAGTAGGTGCGGTGTCTGATCCGTGTGGCGTGCAGCAGGCCGATGCCGGCGAGCAGGGCGATGCCGGCGAGCAGGGCGAGGTGGGTGTCGGCCACTCGCCGGCGCACGCCGAGTTTCGCCGCGACGACGTCCGCGGTGACGCCGATCTGGACGAGGTCGCCGTGCCGCGGCTGCGGAAAGTGCCGGGCCGGCTCCTTCAGCCACTCCAGGATGTCGAGTCGCCGCTCACTTGCGGGAGTCCTCAGCATCGTCGTCCCCTCCGTCCGAGCGTCTCCGATCGTCGTCACGCCCTGGTGCCGGTGGGCTGCACGGGGCAGCCACTTCCGGCCCGTGTGAGCGTGTCCCTCCGGACGCTTGCCCGCGGACCTGTGGGGCCGGTGGGGGAGGGTGCCCTGCGTCGCCTGGGCGCGGGGCGTGTGGTGCGCCGCCGGGCGGGACCGGTCTTGGACCGGTCGGCCCGGCTGGTCTTCGTGGCCGGGGTGATGACGGCTGTGGTCTCGAGCTTGGCCACCACCGAGCGGATGCTCATGGTGCCGGTGGCGCGGTCGGTGACGGTTTTCGTCTGGTGGGCCAGGCCGCGTGCACGGACCCGCCGTGTCCCGAACTCCGCGCGCCTCGTCCCGGTTCGAACGCCCCTGCCGCACACGGCCGTTGGAGGTCCGGACCGGAGCGGGCGGGGAAGCCGGGCGGAAAGGACGGGCGAGGGCCCGGCCGCGGGAGTGCGGCCGGGCCCACGCGGTGCGAGGCCGGTGGGTCAGCGGTGACCGAACCAGGACATCGAGGACAGCGCCCTGTCGTCGTAGCCGAACAGGGCCTGGTTCTCCCAGCCGTTGCCGGAGGAGGCGTCGGCCGGGTCCCAGCCGTTGCCGGCGACGGCCGTCCAGGTGGACTCCCAGTAGAAGACGCCGAGCCCGCGGCCGCCCGGGACGGCCTCCACGATGCTCGCCACGTCGTTCATCCACCGGGTCTGGCCAAAGACGGAGGCCGGGTATCCGGACACGAGCTCGCTCGGCAGGTCGATGATGTTCTCGTGCGCGTCCTCGCTGTCCAGCCGAAAGGGATAGGCCGTCTCGGCGACGTAGACCGGCTTGGCGTAGCGGGCGGCCGCGTCGTCGAGGGTGGTCTGGAAGTCGGCGAGCGTGCCGTGCCAGTAGCCGTAGTACGACAGGCCGATGACGTCGAACTTCACGCCGTGGGAGACGGCGTTGTCGAACCACCAGCGGGTGCCGGCCAGGTCCCCGCCCTTGGCGAGGTGCAGCGCCACGGGGGTGGCGGAATTGACCGCCTTGACCGCGGAGTAGCCGGAGTTGAGCAGTCCGGCCAGCTGTGACCAGTTGGCGGTGGAGCCCGCCGACCACAGCATGCCGCCGTTGATCTCGTTGCCGACCTGCACCATGTCGGCGGTGGTGCCCTGCGCCTTGAGGGCTCCCAGGACGTCGTGGGTGTGCTGGTAGACGTCCGTCTTCAACTGGCTGTAGGAGTGTCCGGCCCAGACGGAGGGCACGGTCTGCGCGCCCGGGTCGGCCCAGGTGTCGGAGTAGTGGAAGTCCACCAGGAGCTTCATGCCGCGGGCCTTGACGCGCTTGGCCGCCGTCAGGACCCGGGCCTTGTTGTTGTAGCCGTCGGCCGGGTTCACCCAGACCTTCAGCCGGGCGTAGTTCTGCCCGGCGTTCCTGAGGACGGCGAGCGGGTCCTGGGCGGTGCCGGAGCCGTTCCGGTAGACGCCGCCGAGGGCTTCGCTCTTGACGAGCGACGACACGTCCGAGCCCTTGACGGTGAGGCCGGTGGAGCCCGGCGTGAAGGTGAGGTCGTCGACGTTGATCCAGTTCCCGGCGGCCGCGTCGGAGTTGACGCTGACGGTGCACTGGTTGTTCGTCACCGCGACGGAGGTGACGATCCGGATCCATCCGCTGGAGGAGACCGGGATGTCGGTGCGCTGCTCGGCGCCGCCGCAGTTCTTCAGCGCGATGTACGCGGACTTCTGGCCGCCGCCGGAGCGCACCCAGGCGGTGAGCTTGTAGGAGCCGTTGGTGAGCCCGGACAGGTACTGGTACGTCTCGACCTTGTAGGCGGCTGCCGAGTAGTGCGAGAGGCGGTAACCGCCGCTGTGGCCACCGGACTCGGTGAACGAGGCGGAGTTCTGGCCGGCAGCCGAGTACGTCGACCAGCCGGCCGGTGCGGCGGTGCCGGTGCCGCCCGTCTCGAAGCCGCCGTTGGTGAGCGTGGCGGCCGCTTGCGCGCTCTGTGCGGGCAGGGCGGTGAGGGCGAGGCCCGCGGCGAGCGGCAGCAGCAGGGCCCTGAGCGTGCGTCT
It includes:
- a CDS encoding amino acid permease; translated protein: MSDQHLKDETRPSTPHVDAGDEGYSKSLKSRHVNMIAIGGAIGTGLFLGAGGRLADAGPSLFIAYAVCGIFAFLVVRALGELVLYRPSSGAFVSYAREFMGEKGAYTAGWMYFLNWATTGIADITAVALYTHYWGMFSDIPQWVIALIALAVVLTVNLISVRIFGELEFWFAIVKVSALVIFMCIGIFLLVTRHPVDGATPGPSLITDNGGIFPSGLLPMLLIIQGVVFAYASVELVGVAAGETENPEKIMPKAINSIMWRVGLFYVGSVVLLSMLLPWNKYTSGESPFVTVLSNVGIPAAGGVMNLVVLTAAMSSLNSGLYSTGRILRSMAMSGSAPKFTSVMSRSQVPYGGILLTSGICVLGVGLNFVVPASAFEIVLNFAAIGILATWGMIMICHLLFWQKTQKGELTRPGYRLPGSPWTELVTLLFLASVLVLMYADGGAGRTTVLCLPLIAGALVAGWYAVRRNHARTSSRADA
- a CDS encoding FadR/GntR family transcriptional regulator, which codes for MEAVLTHLRGAIERGEYAIGDKLPSEAELCRTLEVSRPVLREALRALQTMGLTVAKTGKGTFVVANTVEDPTFGDYAASDLLEVRRHVEIPVAGYAARRRTPENLDHLAHLLDRMERETDTTAWVAMDTLFHLAVAEAAQNPVFRRVIEEIRDALARQSAFLNELGGRREQSNREHRAIVEALIDGSETDAVEAMSHHLDRVETTLTDIVRAAGKDTPLEGGPEA
- a CDS encoding glycoside hydrolase family 53 protein, with product MFHPRRTLRALLLPLAAGLALTALPAQSAQAAATLTNGGFETGGTGTAAPAGWSTYSAAGQNSASFTESGGHSGGYRLSHYSAAAYKVETYQYLSGLTNGSYKLTAWVRSGGGQKSAYIALKNCGGAEQRTDIPVSSSGWIRIVTSVAVTNNQCTVSVNSDAAAGNWINVDDLTFTPGSTGLTVKGSDVSSLVKSEALGGVYRNGSGTAQDPLAVLRNAGQNYARLKVWVNPADGYNNKARVLTAAKRVKARGMKLLVDFHYSDTWADPGAQTVPSVWAGHSYSQLKTDVYQHTHDVLGALKAQGTTADMVQVGNEINGGMLWSAGSTANWSQLAGLLNSGYSAVKAVNSATPVALHLAKGGDLAGTRWWFDNAVSHGVKFDVIGLSYYGYWHGTLADFQTTLDDAAARYAKPVYVAETAYPFRLDSEDAHENIIDLPSELVSGYPASVFGQTRWMNDVASIVEAVPGGRGLGVFYWESTWTAVAGNGWDPADASSGNGWENQALFGYDDRALSSMSWFGHR
- a CDS encoding asparaginase, with protein sequence MSSSSLADAPVIREPLHAPVAHLVRGGVTEGVHYGSVVVLGAGGAVELQLGDVEAAFYPRSALKPVQAVAMVRAGLPLDGELLSLTAASHSGEERHLAGTRRILELAGVTEDDLRNVQDLPYDPAVRDRWTGEGRTPSRLAQNCSGKHAAMLYTCRLNGWSLDGYLDPAHPLQQAIAEIVEDLTGQRIARVTVDGCGAPLFSVSLQGLARAVSRVTASAPGTPEARVADAMRAHPEMASGAGRDVAALMHAVPGLLAKDGFEGVEVAALPDGRAVAVKISDGANRARVPVIAAALARAGVDPALLTEFAGEALLGGGEPVGSLRPVRALDPVTVRACA
- the crcB gene encoding fluoride efflux transporter CrcB, producing MTAPHAEGLRTGAPRRTARSGQLPVVAVVALGGGVGAAARYAAALRWPTGAGGFPWTTFWVNVVGCAVIGVFLVVITEVVTVHRLVRPFFGTGVLGGFTTFSTYAVDIQKLLDAGRTGTALAYLAATLAAALAVVWLAATATRGVLSRGRR
- a CDS encoding undecaprenyl-diphosphate phosphatase, whose translation is MSAISVGQAVVLGAVEGVTEFLPVSSTGHLKITEGLMHIPVDDDAVVGFSAVIQVGAIAAVLVYFRKDIVRIVSAWFRGLRDREERHHHDYRFAWWVIYATIPIVVVGLAAKPLIEGPLASLWVVAGSLIVGSAVMWAADQMGRHKRGEDDTSFKDAMLVGSSQILALLFPGFSRSGATMSTALILDLDRVAATRLSFFLGIPALTGAGIYELKDALGTGAGAAPLAVGTAVSFVVAYASIAWLLKFVAKHSFNAFVVYRIVVGLALFGLLASGVLDS
- a CDS encoding ArsR family transcriptional regulator, with amino-acid sequence MLRTPASERRLDILEWLKEPARHFPQPRHGDLVQIGVTADVVAAKLGVRRRVADTHLALLAGIALLAGIGLLHATRIRHRTYYRRDEMRIAEVARMFEKGW
- a CDS encoding DUF190 domain-containing protein, coding for MTRLTGGALRLTVFVGENDTWRHRPLYSEIVHRAHAAGLAGASVFRGVEGFGASSLIHTSRLLSLSEDLPVAVVIVDTPERVEAFLPQLDELVTEGLVVLDECRVLRYAGRGGDGTGTGTGEEPNGTGDGDSNGHRHGGGSSADQRGRFGHEG
- the crcB gene encoding fluoride efflux transporter CrcB yields the protein MNWLVVVAGGMIGAPLRYLTDRVVQSRHDSVFPWGTFVVNVVGCLVLGTLTGAAAVGPDLRLFLGTGLCGALTTYSTFSYETLRLTETGAGLQAAANAVGSVLVGLGAAFAGVALGQWAWS